Below is a genomic region from Vulgatibacter sp..
GCGTCGCCGTTGTTGCGCAGGACGATGGTCTTCGAGACCGTGCGTTCGACCGCCACCACGCCGAAGTTCAGCGGCGAGGGAGTCGCCTCCAGATCACCGGTGACGCTGCGGATCCTCCCGCTGTCGCAGCCCGAGAGCAGCAGCGCCGCCATCGCGAGAAACGCGGCGATCGCCACGCCGTATCCCAGCTTGCCCAGCTCCGTGTTCCGCACGTCGCGCGGCCCTCGGGCCACGTTCCGCCCCGGCACCTGCACGCCCATCTCCGGCCTCCTTCACACCCCGTACGCCCGACCAACCGCTCCGTCGCCGCCTGCCCAGGCAGGCAAGCGTTCGAAGCGCCGAATGGTGGAACGGTGGGAACGGAGAACGAGCGGAGCAACGGATTGCAAGCGGCCTAGCGGGGGCGTTTGGGTAGCGCCGCCCAGCCGATTGCACCCACTGCGAGGAGTGCACCCGTCGCCGCAGCGGGGGTGACGGCTTCGCCGAGGAGCGCAGCGCCGAGGCCGAAGGTGAAGATCGGCGTCAGCAGCTGGTAAATCGCTCCCTGGCCCGCGGTCACCAACCCGAATGCGTGGGTCATCATGAGTTGGGCGAAGAAACTGGACACGCCCACCACGAGCGCAAGCCCCCAGACGGCGGGCCCTGCCGCCTGCCAGCTCGGGATGGCGAAGGGGAGCGCGAGCAGCAGGCCGCCCACCGAGAAGGCAAAGAGGATCGTCGCGCTGTTGTCGTAGGCGCGGGCGGCGCGGATGGTGACCACGGCGAAGCCCGCGATCACCGAGGAGGCGATGGCGGCGAGCTCCCCCACCCCCACCTCGAGGCCCGACGGCGTGCGGAGGACGAGGAGCACGCCGGCGAAGGCGACGAGGCCACCTACGGCGAGCTTGCCGCTGGGGCGTTCTGCGAGGAGCCACCAGCCGAAGAGGTTGGTGAAGAGCGGGCTCGTGTACTGGAGGAGCGCTGCGGTGCCTGCGTCCCGCGCCCTGGCCAGCGCCACGAAGTAGAGGAGGACGGCGGCGCCGCCGAGGATG
It encodes:
- a CDS encoding DMT family transporter; amino-acid sequence: MRLTTSPAPTYLSTLAQRPVLFGSLLMIGASALFAVMAVAARQAAPEMSAPQLVVIRFAIMAVGTLLWRGPGAGAIRPKNWRLLGLRGILGGAAVLLYFVALARARDAGTAALLQYTSPLFTNLFGWWLLAERPSGKLAVGGLVAFAGVLLVLRTPSGLEVGVGELAAIASSVIAGFAVVTIRAARAYDNSATILFAFSVGGLLLALPFAIPSWQAAGPAVWGLALVVGVSSFFAQLMMTHAFGLVTAGQGAIYQLLTPIFTFGLGAALLGEAVTPAAATGALLAVGAIGWAALPKRPR